From Haloarcula sp. CBA1127, a single genomic window includes:
- a CDS encoding mandelate racemase/muconate lactonizing enzyme family protein codes for MKVDSFSLPLSSPLATARETISQRSGFVVHYDHRGETGVGEATPLPGWTESLDDCRRGLDDAATVAVDGGHTDVLLSLDAASVPAARHGFATALLDADARADGVPLYQWFAPDRHCTRVPVNATVGDGSPAETADAAERAVAAGYDCCKLKVGKRTVDEDVARVRTVRERVGDDVTLRADANGAWSRDRAQEAFDRLAPLDVAYVEQPLPADDLAGHARLRGNGVGVALDESLVDRRVDSVLDADAADMLILKPMVLGGPGNAHTLALRAREQGVEPVVTTTIDAVVARLAALHVAAAIPDVAACGLATGDRLAADLAPDPTTVTDGSMSVPQATGLGIDPAEVETDA; via the coding sequence ATGAAGGTCGATTCGTTTTCGCTCCCGCTGTCGAGTCCGCTCGCGACCGCCCGCGAGACAATTAGCCAGCGCTCGGGATTTGTCGTCCACTACGACCACCGCGGCGAAACCGGCGTCGGCGAAGCCACGCCGCTCCCGGGCTGGACGGAGTCGCTCGACGACTGCCGGCGCGGGCTCGACGACGCTGCCACGGTCGCAGTTGACGGCGGGCACACGGATGTCCTCCTGTCGCTGGATGCTGCGTCGGTTCCCGCCGCGCGGCACGGCTTTGCGACCGCGCTGCTGGACGCCGACGCCAGAGCTGACGGCGTGCCGCTGTACCAGTGGTTCGCACCCGACAGGCACTGTACCCGCGTCCCAGTCAACGCGACAGTCGGCGATGGGTCTCCAGCCGAGACCGCCGACGCCGCCGAGCGGGCGGTCGCGGCCGGCTACGACTGCTGTAAGCTCAAGGTCGGGAAGCGAACCGTCGACGAAGACGTGGCGCGCGTTCGGACCGTCCGCGAGCGGGTGGGCGACGACGTGACTCTGCGGGCCGACGCCAACGGCGCGTGGTCCCGTGACCGAGCGCAAGAGGCCTTCGACCGCCTCGCGCCACTGGACGTGGCATACGTCGAGCAACCGCTTCCGGCTGATGACCTCGCCGGGCACGCCAGGCTTCGAGGCAACGGGGTCGGCGTTGCGCTCGATGAGTCCCTCGTCGACCGCCGGGTCGACAGCGTCCTCGATGCCGACGCGGCCGACATGCTGATACTGAAGCCGATGGTGCTGGGCGGTCCCGGCAACGCCCACACGCTGGCGCTCCGGGCCCGCGAGCAGGGTGTCGAGCCGGTCGTCACGACGACCATAGACGCTGTCGTCGCCCGTCTCGCGGCGCTGCACGTCGCCGCCGCGATTCCCGACGTGGCCGCGTGCGGTCTGGCGACCGGTGACCGACTGGCGGCCGACCTCGCGCCGGACCCGACGACGGTGACTGACGGGTCGATGTCAGTCCCCCAGGCGACCGGTCTCGGCATCGACCCGGCGGAGGTTGAAACAGATGCGTGA
- a CDS encoding 1,4-dihydroxy-2-naphthoate polyprenyltransferase gives MSTATADVSKRQAWVMAARPQTLPAGAAPVIVGMGLAVHAGVFAPLPAVAALVGALLIQIGTNFANDYYDAVKGADTDEREGFTRVTAGGLIDAEEVKRAMIATYGLAVVIGVYLVAVGGLPIVVVGLSGIAAGVLYTGGPFPYGYRGLGDLFVFVYFGVIAVTGTYYVQAVASASGVGTFPMTLPPGSVTAAAITASLPAAGLSTAILVVNNIRDRETDRATGKKTLAVYLGYGWSRVEFLLMVGMAYVVPVVFALDSQYGLAALAPLLTLPLAATISKTVLTQTGGDALNPTLERVGQTLFAHSVLFAAGLAATQLL, from the coding sequence ATGAGTACAGCGACGGCGGACGTTTCGAAGCGGCAGGCGTGGGTGATGGCCGCGCGGCCACAGACACTGCCTGCCGGGGCCGCGCCGGTCATCGTCGGGATGGGGCTGGCGGTCCACGCCGGCGTCTTCGCTCCATTGCCGGCAGTTGCGGCGCTGGTGGGTGCGCTGCTTATCCAGATTGGAACGAACTTTGCGAACGACTACTACGACGCGGTGAAGGGGGCCGACACCGACGAGCGTGAAGGATTCACCCGCGTGACCGCTGGCGGCCTCATCGACGCCGAGGAGGTCAAACGGGCGATGATAGCGACCTACGGCCTCGCTGTCGTCATTGGCGTCTATCTCGTCGCCGTCGGCGGTCTGCCCATCGTCGTGGTTGGCCTCTCGGGCATCGCCGCCGGGGTTCTCTACACCGGCGGTCCGTTCCCCTACGGCTACCGCGGTCTGGGCGACCTGTTCGTGTTCGTTTACTTCGGCGTCATCGCGGTCACCGGCACATATTACGTGCAGGCCGTTGCGAGCGCAAGCGGCGTCGGTACGTTTCCGATGACGCTCCCGCCGGGATCGGTCACTGCCGCCGCCATTACAGCCAGTCTCCCAGCAGCCGGGCTGTCGACGGCGATTCTCGTCGTCAACAACATTCGCGACCGCGAGACGGACCGCGCCACAGGCAAAAAGACGTTAGCGGTCTATCTTGGCTATGGATGGAGCCGCGTCGAATTTCTCCTGATGGTCGGGATGGCCTACGTCGTCCCGGTCGTGTTCGCCCTCGATAGCCAGTACGGACTGGCGGCACTGGCCCCGCTGCTGACGCTGCCACTGGCGGCGACTATCTCGAAAACAGTCCTCACACAGACCGGCGGCGACGCCCTGAACCCGACACTCGAACGGGTCGGCCAGACGCTGTTCGCCCACTCCGTCCTGTTCGCGGCAGGTCTCGCCGCCACACAGCTACTATGA
- a CDS encoding long-chain-fatty-acid--CoA ligase, producing MHKPLLTTDFLDRAREYYGDKEAVVATTGERFTYDEFGERADGFSAAMAARGIEKGDRVAVLDPNTHYQLEAAYGTMQLGAVHTPLNYRLVPDDFEYILSDAEVDAVYADYEYAEKIEPIRDEVPTEIFVTNDTDAVDGDWESFDEIIEEAGTDYERPEMDEDDLITINYTSGTTGDPKGVCRTHRTETLHAYIVALHQEISDDDVYLWTLPMFHVNGWGHIFSVTGMGAKHVCTRGVDAEGIFNAVRTEDVSYLCGAPTVLNILADRYAAHDGEIETTGANDVRIATAGSAPPEAVIRTVEDDFGWYLKHVYGATETGPLVTTSDARRFFEDGSNARFSVKKRQGIGYLGTDVRVVDEDGNDVPHDDETLGEVVVRGNQVMDRYWNKPEQTEEAFSDRVEGYYHMGDLATVDENGMVAIRDRKKDIIISGGENISSIELEDTLYEHDAVSDVAVIPAPSDEWGETPKAFVVPNSGDPDNPGVTAEDLRTFTREQLATYKVVRRVEFVEELPTTATGKVQKYELREQEWEDEDEMVGQG from the coding sequence ATGCATAAGCCACTGCTTACCACGGATTTTCTCGACCGTGCGCGGGAATACTACGGGGACAAAGAGGCTGTCGTCGCCACGACCGGTGAGCGCTTCACGTACGACGAGTTCGGGGAGCGAGCCGACGGGTTCTCGGCGGCGATGGCTGCCCGTGGCATCGAGAAGGGGGACCGGGTGGCCGTCTTGGACCCGAACACGCACTACCAGCTCGAAGCGGCCTACGGAACCATGCAGCTGGGCGCGGTCCACACGCCGCTGAACTACCGGCTCGTGCCGGACGACTTCGAATATATTCTCTCGGACGCCGAGGTCGACGCCGTCTACGCGGACTACGAGTACGCCGAGAAAATCGAGCCGATCCGCGACGAGGTGCCCACCGAAATTTTCGTCACCAACGACACGGATGCCGTCGACGGCGACTGGGAGTCCTTCGACGAAATCATCGAGGAGGCGGGAACCGACTACGAGCGCCCCGAGATGGACGAGGACGACCTCATCACCATCAACTACACCTCAGGCACCACCGGCGACCCGAAAGGTGTCTGTCGGACCCACCGGACCGAGACACTCCACGCCTACATCGTCGCGCTCCATCAAGAGATTTCGGACGACGATGTCTACCTCTGGACGCTCCCGATGTTCCACGTCAACGGCTGGGGCCACATCTTCTCGGTCACCGGCATGGGCGCGAAACACGTCTGTACTCGCGGCGTTGACGCCGAAGGCATCTTCAACGCTGTCAGGACAGAAGACGTGTCCTATCTCTGTGGCGCGCCAACGGTGCTGAACATCTTGGCGGACCGCTATGCAGCCCACGACGGAGAGATCGAGACGACCGGGGCGAATGACGTGCGCATCGCAACGGCCGGCAGCGCACCGCCGGAGGCCGTCATCCGGACCGTCGAAGACGACTTCGGCTGGTACCTGAAACACGTTTACGGCGCGACCGAAACCGGCCCGCTCGTCACGACTTCGGACGCCCGGCGCTTCTTCGAGGACGGGAGCAACGCCCGCTTCAGCGTCAAGAAGCGCCAGGGCATCGGCTACCTCGGGACCGATGTCCGGGTCGTCGACGAGGATGGCAACGACGTGCCACACGACGACGAGACGCTCGGGGAGGTCGTCGTCCGCGGCAATCAGGTGATGGACCGCTACTGGAACAAACCCGAACAGACGGAGGAAGCCTTCTCCGACCGCGTCGAGGGCTACTACCACATGGGCGACCTGGCGACAGTCGACGAGAACGGCATGGTCGCCATCCGTGACCGCAAGAAAGACATCATCATCTCCGGCGGCGAGAACATCTCCAGTATCGAACTGGAGGACACGCTCTACGAACACGACGCCGTCAGCGATGTCGCAGTTATTCCCGCCCCAAGCGACGAGTGGGGCGAGACGCCAAAGGCCTTTGTCGTCCCGAATTCAGGCGACCCCGACAACCCGGGCGTGACGGCCGAGGACCTCCGAACCTTCACCCGCGAACAGCTGGCGACCTACAAGGTCGTTCGCCGCGTGGAGTTCGTCGAGGAACTGCCCACGACAGCGACCGGGAAGGTCCAGAAGTACGAGCTCCGCGAACAGGAGTGGGAAGACGAAGACGAGATGGTCGGCCAGGGATAG